A segment of the Candidatus Protochlamydia naegleriophila genome:
ACCTTTGCGGCCAAGGAGTCCAAAGAGAAGTGAAATTAAGAACAAAACGAGGAAAAGGTAGAAGAGTATTTGTGCAATTCCACTGGCTGTTGCAGCTACTCCACCAAAGCCAAAAATAGCGGCAATGATTGCGATAATCAAAAAGGTTAACGCCCAACGTAACATATGACCTCCATTTTCAAAGACAGCTCAAAGTGTTTAAATAAGACAGGTTCCTTTCTAACTCTACTCGAACATTCATTCCAGCTTGTGAAGGAACTGCTGGAAAACTGGCTTTTAGTTCTTCTCATACTCTCTAGCATTGATTAAGCCACCGTATTCCCATTCGTTATTAAAACGATAAGAGCGCCAGCCCCGGCTGGAAAGGATCTAAAAGTCAATCCTTCAGATGCTTTATGTATAAACAATTATAAAGAAAAGTCAAATAAAAATTTTACGTTCTTTTGTTTATTAATTTTAGTGGCTTTGTGTATAACTAACGGGCAGGATTTCTAGTATTAATAAATAAGAATTTTATATAGACTGATGACAGCTATCCATGAGGAGTCCGCTAAGGGTCGAGTATGTTTGTAGGATAGGGAGGGAAAAGAGCTGAGCATGAATCCACAAAAGCTGAAAAAAATTTATTTATTGCCCAATGTGATCACGGCATTTGGGTTGTCGTGTGGTTTATTTGTCATTTTTAAAATGAATATGACTGGCATTGGTGAGGCG
Coding sequences within it:
- a CDS encoding DUF1328 family protein, translated to MLRWALTFLIIAIIAAIFGFGGVAATASGIAQILFYLFLVLFLISLLFGLLGRKGPPAV